One window of Anaerolineae bacterium genomic DNA carries:
- a CDS encoding Pyruvate kinase has protein sequence MTCKTKIVATIGPASSDFATICDLIRAGVRVFRINCSHGSEAERIQLIQLSKQAAQSLDIPIAVMIDLQGPKIRVGELEKPSITLKRGQTIKITAQSVRGNEKYFSIELPELTKNVQVGNRILLDDGKIELKVIRKLMDFLEAEVINGGEMLPRKGANFPDSELSLSGITEKDLNDLKLGLENSIDAVALSFVQSEKDILDLKQHIEQKISVCKKVPIIAKIERPQALEHLSKILEIADGVMVARGDLAIEISPACVPTAQKEIIQTANRMGKYVITATQMLESMIENAIPTRAEANDVANAVFDGSDAVMLSAETSIGKHPVLAVKTMVSIIAEAEKHLAQWSVWNGNIIPKSSDEDSFFVIQAARDLSKDRNVTAICVFTQSGRTAILLSKTRPHVPIFAYTPNADTYSQLSLYWGVHSILTSRANNLDEILAIIENTVSKTNHLKSGDQVVLICGYPVQKFRSANLVMLHTFP, from the coding sequence ATGACCTGCAAGACCAAAATTGTTGCTACGATCGGTCCCGCCAGCTCGGATTTTGCAACCATTTGTGACCTCATCCGAGCTGGCGTTCGTGTTTTCCGAATTAACTGTTCCCATGGCAGCGAGGCTGAACGAATTCAACTCATTCAATTATCGAAACAGGCAGCTCAGAGTTTGGATATCCCCATTGCAGTCATGATCGATTTACAAGGTCCGAAAATCCGCGTCGGCGAATTAGAAAAACCATCCATCACTCTAAAAAGAGGACAGACGATAAAGATAACCGCTCAATCGGTCCGAGGCAACGAAAAATACTTCTCCATTGAACTCCCGGAACTGACGAAGAATGTTCAGGTTGGCAATCGTATCCTGTTGGACGATGGGAAAATTGAGCTTAAGGTCATTCGTAAATTGATGGATTTCCTTGAGGCAGAGGTTATCAATGGCGGTGAAATGCTGCCTCGGAAAGGCGCTAATTTTCCCGACTCTGAACTATCCCTCTCTGGGATTACAGAAAAGGACCTAAACGATCTCAAATTGGGCCTGGAAAACTCCATCGATGCTGTTGCCCTTTCATTTGTTCAGAGCGAAAAGGATATTCTGGATTTAAAGCAACATATCGAACAAAAAATTTCAGTTTGCAAAAAGGTTCCAATCATTGCTAAAATCGAACGCCCTCAAGCGCTAGAGCACTTATCGAAGATCCTGGAAATTGCCGATGGTGTTATGGTAGCGAGAGGGGATTTAGCCATTGAAATCTCCCCCGCCTGTGTTCCGACGGCTCAAAAAGAAATTATCCAAACCGCCAATCGAATGGGGAAATATGTCATCACCGCGACCCAAATGCTTGAGTCTATGATCGAAAACGCAATCCCCACCCGAGCAGAGGCAAACGATGTAGCCAACGCAGTATTTGACGGAAGTGATGCCGTCATGCTTTCTGCTGAAACCTCTATCGGAAAGCATCCCGTCCTTGCAGTCAAAACCATGGTCTCGATCATCGCAGAGGCAGAGAAGCATCTTGCTCAATGGTCGGTTTGGAATGGAAACATCATCCCAAAATCGAGTGATGAAGATAGTTTTTTCGTTATCCAGGCTGCACGCGATCTTAGCAAAGATCGAAACGTAACCGCTATCTGCGTATTCACACAAAGTGGACGGACAGCAATTCTTCTTTCTAAAACGCGCCCCCATGTACCCATCTTTGCTTATACGCCGAACGCGGATACCTATTCTCAACTCAGCCTTTATTGGGGAGTTCACAGTATCCTGACTTCGCGAGCAAATAACCTGGATGAAATCTTAGCCATTATTGAAAATACAGTCTCCAAAACAAACCATCTCAAGTCAGGTGACCAGGTGGTATTGATTTGTGGCTATCCCGTCCAGAAATTCAGGTCTGCCAATCTCGTCATGCTGCATACCTTCCCCTGA
- a CDS encoding Aspartyl-tRNA synthetase, with amino-acid sequence MYKTHTCGELRPSDIGKTVQLAGWVHRRRDHGGVTFIDLRDRFGITQVVFDSTSAPDAHQAADVLRMEWVIQVEGEVRRRPIGSENPSLATGEIEVAVRKLNILNPAKTPPFLINKDEEADETTRLKYRYLDLRREKMRRNLELRHRVVKFIRDYLDERGFWEIETPILFKTTPEGARDYLVPSRVHPGEFYALPQSPQQLKQLLMVAGVERYFQIARCFRDEDQRGDRQPEFTQLDLEMSFVEREDVMQLTEDLFTKLVATVVPEKRLLASPFPRLTYHEAMERFGKDNPDLRYGLELVNVSDLVAECGFAVFEQAVRNGGSVRGINVKGCGDYSRKQIDELTEYVKQFGAKGLAYIAFPHGGEIRSTFAKFLSPELQKLLFERMQVEQGDLLVFVADKDEIVFESLGRLRVYLAEKLNLIDENVLAFCWVIDFPYVVWNEDEQRWDPSHHLFTAPMPEDIPLLDIDPGKARGQQYDLVLNNYEVGGGSIRIHDRALQEKVFKLIGLDLEVARARFGHMLEAFEYGTPPHGGIAPGIDRICMILAGEPNIREVIAFPKNQAARDVMADAPSPVEAKQLEELHIRVVYPPNLQKS; translated from the coding sequence ATGTATAAAACACATACGTGTGGTGAACTGAGACCAAGCGATATAGGCAAAACCGTCCAATTAGCCGGCTGGGTCCACCGTCGTCGAGATCATGGGGGGGTTACCTTTATTGACTTAAGAGATCGGTTTGGAATAACGCAGGTTGTATTTGATTCGACAAGCGCGCCAGATGCTCATCAAGCAGCAGATGTACTTCGGATGGAGTGGGTAATACAAGTGGAGGGGGAAGTGCGTAGGCGTCCAATCGGTTCTGAGAATCCCTCTCTTGCAACCGGAGAGATCGAAGTAGCTGTGAGGAAATTGAATATCCTGAATCCGGCGAAAACACCTCCGTTCTTAATTAATAAAGACGAGGAGGCTGATGAAACTACCCGTTTGAAGTATCGCTATCTGGATTTGCGTCGCGAAAAGATGCGTCGTAATTTAGAATTACGCCACCGGGTGGTTAAGTTTATTCGCGATTATCTGGATGAACGTGGCTTTTGGGAGATTGAAACCCCGATCTTGTTCAAGACAACCCCCGAAGGAGCACGAGATTATCTTGTACCATCCAGGGTGCATCCGGGTGAATTTTATGCTTTGCCTCAATCTCCCCAACAACTCAAACAGTTATTGATGGTAGCAGGGGTGGAGCGTTATTTTCAAATTGCACGCTGTTTTCGCGATGAAGATCAACGCGGTGACCGGCAACCGGAATTTACTCAATTAGATCTGGAGATGTCTTTTGTTGAACGCGAAGATGTCATGCAATTAACAGAGGATTTATTCACCAAATTAGTAGCAACTGTCGTACCAGAAAAACGCTTACTGGCATCGCCTTTCCCAAGATTAACTTACCATGAGGCGATGGAACGCTTTGGAAAGGATAATCCCGACCTGCGCTATGGATTGGAATTGGTAAATGTCAGCGATCTGGTTGCCGAATGCGGCTTTGCAGTATTCGAACAGGCTGTTCGCAATGGGGGAAGCGTGCGGGGAATCAATGTCAAAGGTTGTGGAGACTATAGTCGGAAGCAAATTGATGAACTGACGGAATACGTAAAGCAGTTCGGTGCAAAAGGATTAGCTTATATTGCCTTTCCGCACGGGGGCGAAATCCGATCAACTTTTGCCAAATTTCTCTCGCCCGAATTACAAAAGTTATTGTTTGAGCGTATGCAAGTCGAACAAGGAGACCTGTTGGTTTTTGTGGCTGATAAAGATGAAATTGTCTTTGAATCCCTTGGACGATTAAGAGTTTACCTGGCTGAAAAATTGAATCTGATTGATGAGAATGTCCTGGCTTTTTGTTGGGTGATCGATTTTCCATACGTTGTTTGGAATGAAGATGAACAGAGATGGGATCCGAGTCACCATCTGTTTACGGCGCCAATGCCTGAAGATATCCCACTTTTAGATATCGATCCCGGTAAAGCCCGAGGCCAACAATATGACCTGGTGTTGAATAATTACGAGGTCGGTGGCGGTTCTATTCGAATCCATGATCGAGCTTTACAGGAAAAAGTATTCAAGTTGATTGGACTGGATTTGGAGGTTGCCCGGGCACGATTTGGTCACATGTTGGAAGCCTTTGAATATGGCACACCTCCACATGGTGGTATTGCGCCCGGTATCGATCGTATTTGTATGATATTGGCCGGAGAACCAAATATCCGAGAAGTGATCGCTTTCCCCAAAAATCAGGCCGCAAGAGATGTCATGGCAGATGCTCCATCGCCTGTTGAGGCGAAACAACTAGAAGAGTTGCATATTCGAGTTGTTTACCCTCCGAACTTGCAAAAATCTTAA